The nucleotide window ATTGATCGACCAGAATTTTTATGCGCCACTCCCCTATTTCATCGAACTTTTTGATCAATTATTTCCTAATCGAATCCGCTATAATCAACTAAACAGCGAACTTGAGATCAACCCTTTTAATGCCATAAATATCACCCAAATAACCATCGAAGAGAAAGCGAACGGAACATTAGTGTCCATTATGACCACGAGGCGCTTTTCGGAATCGGAGCTCAGCTTGAGAAGCGGACCGAATTTCATATATTTGGATATTTATGGAGGGAGAGTTGATTCTCTGGCGCTTTACGGAAAGTACAAAACTGGGTTGATCGCCGAGATCATCCCCAGCCAGGTGACGAATGAGTTAGCTCAAATCGGTTTTCGGCTGCGCCAAGACATTATCGAAAAAAGCCTATTGTTACAAAATCCGAATCAAATTCTAATATCGCTAAAGACAAAGGTAGAACTGCCAAAAAATTCCAACAAAAATATTGATGTAGAAAAACGCAAATGGCTAATCGATCGAATTGTTATCGATCCAGGTCACGGCGGCAGAGACCCAGGCGCTATAGGCAAATTGGGGACAAAGGAAAAAGACGTGGTTCTGGGGATCGCCCATCATCTCAAGGAGCTGCTAGAGGAGAATCTCGGAGTTGAAGTATTAATGACCCGCGAGGATGATCGTTTTGTTCCGTTAAATCAGCGCACGGAATTTGCGAATCGTCATCAAGCAAAATTATTCATTAGTATCCACGCCAATTCGAATCGGAATCGAAGGATCAATGGGGTAAGCACGTATTTCTTAGGACCTGAAAACACCGAAGAAGCAAGAGAAGTTGCAAGTCTTGAAAATTCCGTCATTAGTTTAGAGACCGAAAGCAAATATGCCGACCTATCCCAGGAAAAATACATTTTATCAGCAATCGCTCAAAATGTATATAATATAGAAAGTCAGGATTTGGCCGCTATTGTTCAACGCGAAATTTCCCGGGAATGCAATCTTCAAGACCTTGGAGTAAAGCAGGCAGGATTTTATGTATTATGGGGAGCTTCGATGCCAAATATCCTGATTGAAACCGCTTTTATTTCAAATCCGGATGAAGAAAAACTGCTTCGAAGCAAATCCTTTCAAAAAAAGCAAGCACTTGCTATCTATCGTAGCATTAAGCAATTCAAGGAACGATATGAATCGCAGATATAAAAAAGCCCCCAGTTTTCACCAGGGGCTTCGGAGGGAGGAAAAAATGAGATGTTACAGAAATCTATAGCCTGTTCCGTGAATTGTCTCGATATACTGTGAGGGGTATTTGTACTCGCCCAATTTCTCTCTGAGTCGCTTAATATGAACATCAACCGTACGGTTGGTGACGTATACTTTGCGGCCCCATACTTTCTCTAAAATTTCCTTCCGTGAGAATACATTTTCACGCCGCGAAGCCAGAAGATAAAGGAGCTTAAACTGAATATATGTTAAATCGATAGGCTTCCCAGACTTTTTCACTTTATGCTCATCCAGGTCGATTTCAATATCTTTCACTTTAATTTTCTTGCTTTCGCTTCGTTCCACACGCTCGATAATCGCTTTCATCCGAGCCACAGTAGATTTGGAGCTAAAAGGCTTTATAATGTAATCATCTGCTCCGACTTGATATGCACGGACCACCTGATTTTCATCATTGTTGCTGGAAATAATAATGAGGGCCGTTTTTCTCGTATCGAAATCGTCTTTTAGATTTTTATAAATTTCCCAGACTTCATCACCGAAACTATCTTGATCAACCAGCAGAGCTTTCGGTTTTTCGGATAACACTAATTCCTGAACTTTCCCCAGATCGCTTGTTCGAATTGTAACGAAGCCCTCTTCCTCGATGCTCTTGGTTATGGAATCGGGGTTGCCGTTCCTTGCGTCTAAAATCAATACTTTTCCCTTATCCATTTAATTTTCCTCTTTTAACTTATGGTTCAATTTGACGAAGCGTGAGTTTAGTGAATTATCTCCTCAGATGTAAATAGCCACCTCGCATCGAGATATGATGCAGTGCTTGACTCCAAAACCCTTCACCCCAACCATCAACATCCTGGATTAGAGCTGTGAAACCCGATCTCAATGCGAGGTGGAAGCTTTGAATAAAATAATCAATCGATAGAACAAACATCATTTATTAAACTACGCTATTTATTTTTGCAAAGATTATGCCATATGTATTATCGAATTGGCACCAATGTTAGCCCTTAAATAATTTTTGGGAAGTATATAGTTAACTCTCTATATTTTATACAATTTTTGCTTGTTTTATTAACCCCAAAATAATCTGAATCACTGCTACGTCATGCCAAATACTGGCTGATTTCAAACAACAGAAAAGATATTGATGAACGGAAATCAGTCAATAAAATTAAACAAGAATGATAACTATTCGATTACCTTCCAGCAATAGGCATTTCGCAATTTTTATAACCGATAGCAAACGCTTCGGCTCAATATCATTCTTAAATAAAGCATTGTATTTTAATTTAGCAAATATGAAATTTAATATAACTCCTTGAAATTGTATCAAAATTATGCGCTGTTCTGGACTGAAACAATAAAATTCGGCCTTGAATATTTTATTCTTAACATTCATTGCAATTCGTAAAAGTGAGCTAAACTTACTCAACTAATCGGTTCCGATTCAATCTGCTAAGACGTAAAGGGCAGGAATTTAAGACATGAATTCTGATCTAATGCGCTGACTCAACCAATGGGTGTTTTACTTATGCAGTAATAAGATAGGATTTATCACGAAACGTTAACATGATGCGTATCACAAAAATCAAAGCTTAGAAGAATTTTTATTTTAAGGTGTTCAACAGCTCATTTCCCTTTCAAAATGATCCGCATCGTCGTTCCTTCTCCGATCTTAGTATCTTTGATTAAAAGTTTGCCACCATGATACTCAACGATTATTCGCCTGGCCAAATTTAGGCCAAGTCCCCAACCACGTTTTTTGGTGCTAAAACCGGGTCTAAAAACTAACCGACGATTCTTGGGACTGATCCCTTTTCCATTATCGCTGATATCGATGAAAATATCATCTCCCCTTTCTGTTAACCTACCGATCGAAATTTTAATCATTCCGGTCTCCTTTTCAATTGCGTCAAGTGAGTTCTTCAACAAATTTTCGATCACCCATTCGAACAAATCGCGATTAACTCGAACTGGAGGCACAGATTCATATTGTTCAATGATATTGATCTTTTTTCCCATGTGAGGCAAGCGACGCTGAAAATATTGAATCGTGTCTTTGATAATCGGAATAATGTCCTGTCGTTTCAAGTCCGCTTGAGAGCCGATCTGTGAAAATCGATTAGCCACCTTATTAAGGCGATTAACATCATTTTCCATGTCCAAGAGCACTTGATGAAATTTTTTCGGAGATTGAGTACTTTTCATCAGCTCCAGCCAGCCCATCAGCGAGGAGAGAGGTGTCCCAAGCTGATGAGCTGTCTCTTTGGCCATTCCAACCCAAATGGATTGTTCTTCGTTGCTTTTTATGCTGCGAAAACCTAAAAATGCAACCAATAAAAATAACCCGAAAACACCTATCTCGATATATGGTAACCAAATCAACCGGGTGATCAAATTTGAATCACCGTAATAGAGAAATTGTTTGAGCAAA belongs to candidate division KSB1 bacterium and includes:
- a CDS encoding HAMP domain-containing histidine kinase, yielding MKKLFYRFSDKFNMILFTLAIILILVLLYYSQTIVHSLREQSRTILEFYAQIHSRAAAENDSTNINFLFENIIQKTNFPIINTDENKNPLYWENISVEPNDKSPEAIAKVRKMVANLEKELEPVPIIYRDEQTGQILLKQFLYYGDSNLITRLIWLPYIEIGVFGLFLLVAFLGFRSIKSNEEQSIWVGMAKETAHQLGTPLSSLMGWLELMKSTQSPKKFHQVLLDMENDVNRLNKVANRFSQIGSQADLKRQDIIPIIKDTIQYFQRRLPHMGKKINIIEQYESVPPVRVNRDLFEWVIENLLKNSLDAIEKETGMIKISIGRLTERGDDIFIDISDNGKGISPKNRRLVFRPGFSTKKRGWGLGLNLARRIIVEYHGGKLLIKDTKIGEGTTMRIILKGK
- a CDS encoding N-acetylmuramoyl-L-alanine amidase; protein product: MLDHLFLKMLLFITLLLFFITVVFGQTFVAQLTTDPYAPNKIKTFTNNNLQYLSANDLARLLNAQSHFDVQSGKFIVQIQNRVLKLCAFSPFVQLDQKIYQLPAEIELIDQNFYAPLPYFIELFDQLFPNRIRYNQLNSELEINPFNAINITQITIEEKANGTLVSIMTTRRFSESELSLRSGPNFIYLDIYGGRVDSLALYGKYKTGLIAEIIPSQVTNELAQIGFRLRQDIIEKSLLLQNPNQILISLKTKVELPKNSNKNIDVEKRKWLIDRIVIDPGHGGRDPGAIGKLGTKEKDVVLGIAHHLKELLEENLGVEVLMTREDDRFVPLNQRTEFANRHQAKLFISIHANSNRNRRINGVSTYFLGPENTEEAREVASLENSVISLETESKYADLSQEKYILSAIAQNVYNIESQDLAAIVQREISRECNLQDLGVKQAGFYVLWGASMPNILIETAFISNPDEEKLLRSKSFQKKQALAIYRSIKQFKERYESQI
- a CDS encoding response regulator transcription factor codes for the protein MDKGKVLILDARNGNPDSITKSIEEEGFVTIRTSDLGKVQELVLSEKPKALLVDQDSFGDEVWEIYKNLKDDFDTRKTALIIISSNNDENQVVRAYQVGADDYIIKPFSSKSTVARMKAIIERVERSESKKIKVKDIEIDLDEHKVKKSGKPIDLTYIQFKLLYLLASRRENVFSRKEILEKVWGRKVYVTNRTVDVHIKRLREKLGEYKYPSQYIETIHGTGYRFL